The genomic interval AGCGGTTCGTGCCGTGGCCGACCTCCTCAAGAATGCCGTTCAGGACGCGGACGCCGACGGCACCTATTCCCAGGAACAATTCGCCGCGCGTGGAAACTGATGATCAAGCTCGTCCTCACCGGTATCTGGGTTTGCGCCATCACCTTGGCCTCGGTCTATTTTTCGGTGTATCTGGCGACGGCGCCGGCGCCTGCGGCAATCGATTCCAAGCAGGGCGCGCTCGAACTGGTGAAAGGTGAAACGATCACTGTGCCGGTCATCGGCGACGGAGCGATCACCGGTTACTTCCTCGGCCGCATTTCCTTCATGATGAACAAGGAGATGCTGAAGGGCGTGACGTTGCCGCTGACCGAGATGACGACCGACCAGCTTTTCAGCCTGCTCGTCGGCAACAAGATGGTCGATCTCGCACACATCAAATCCTTCGACCCGAAAGCCTTCCGCGATGAGATCAAGAAGGGCATGAACGAGCGCCTCGGCGGCGAGTATGTCGCCGACGTGATGCTGGAGCAGCTCGACTATCTCTCCAAGGAAGAGGTCAAGGAAAATTCGGCCGGACAGCCGAAGAAACTCGGGGCTCCGGTCAAGATCATCGAAGGCGCGCCGGCCGAGGGAGCACCGGCCCCGGCCGCCCATTGAGACAACGGATTATCTATGCACAAACGGCGCCTTCGGGCGCCGTTTGTCGTTGGGACGCATTTGGTTAATAAACCACTTATACGAGCATCGAAATTCAAGGAATTTTCCTAAGAGTTGTTTGAAGCCGTCCTGCTATATCAGCTGGCACAGCTTGGCATGCGCCGTTTTCCGCGATCGGGGCGACGCCGTCCAGCCGTTACGCGACCGGTCCTTTCGAGACCTCCGGGTGCGGAAATATGGGCTTGTTTTCCGGGATCTCGGGCGAATGACGCACCCTCGGCAGGAGGTAGGAATGAATTTGATTGCGAACTTCGCGGTGCTTGCGTCGCGGCGGACGATCTTCGATCTGCCCGTCTGCGATCTCGGCTGGGACGATGCCCTCGTTTTTATCAACGAGCTGGCCTCCATCCCCGTCGGGCAGACCGTGGTTTGCTTCGTCAACGCCCATAACATGCTGACGGCGTTGCGCGACGATGATTATTACCGGATCATGTCGCGCAATCTGGTGCTGCCGGACGGCATCGGCCTCAACATCGCATCGCAGATCGCTCATGGCGCGCCGTTTCCCGCCAATCTGAACGGCACCGATTTCGTCCCGGCCTTCCTTACCTTCATGGAGGCCCCGCGCCGCATCGGCCTTATCGGCGGCACGCGATCGGTCGTCGAGGCAGCGGCCGAGAATTTCCGAAAGCACACGCCCTGGCACGAATTTATCGTCATTTCCGACGGCTTTTTCGACAAGGTCGATTCCACTGATGTCGTCGAGGAGATCGAGCGCCAGAAACCCGATATTCTGATCGTCGGCATGGGGACGCCGCTGCAGGAGAAATGGGTCCACGACAAGATCCGTGCCGACCATGCGCGCCTGGTGCTGACGGTGGGAGCTCTCTTCGACTTCGTCTCCGGCGCCGTCCCGCGGGCGCCGAAGACCGTGCGGATGATGCGCCTTGAATGGGCCTATCGCCTGATACAGGAGCCCGCACGTCTCTGGCGGCGCTACATCATCGGCATTCCTGTCTTCCTCTTCCATGTCCTGCGCTACCGCTTCCGCCGGCGCGAGAGAATCCTCAGCCACCCGGAAGAGCAGCGCAGCGTCGTGCAGCCGCCGGTCGACCGCAGGAAGGCGAGCTGAGGCTGGAGGGCGGCGCGCCTTGTCTGTCGCGCAAAGAGCGCTAGCCATCCCGAGAAACCGGACCGTAATTCTTGCCAGCGCGGTTAACCATTTCTTTGCCATGAATATTTAGAGTAGCTTAATCATCTGCATCGCGTGCGGATGAGCGAACTCGGCCATCATGTGCATGAGATGTGGCGCAAATGTACGATAGCAGGGCCAGAAGCAGCTTTCAGGATCGCGCCGCCGCAGCGCCGCGACCCTTTGACGATTCTTATCGCTCGCCGCGATCGAAGGGGCCTGACATAGCCCCGCCCGAGGCCGAACTCTTGCGCGCCATCGGCCGCGCGCTCGAAGAGCAGCGCGCAAAAGCGCTGCGCCCGTCGCCGCTGGTCGACCGCATCGAAACTATCCTCGGCAACAACCTGCGGGCCGCCAACGATATCGGCCGGCCTCTTCCGCCGGAGCCGGCAAGCCATGAACAGCCGGGTGCTGCGATCGGAGAAGGGGCGATCGCTGTCCATGAAAAACTTGCCGAGCCCAAACCGGCAGTTCCGCGTCGGCGCACCGGCCGCTTCGGCCTTGTGATGACGGTCGTCGCCGCGACGATCCTCGGCGCGGGCGTGCCGGCGCTGATGCCGGTCTCGCCGGCCCTCTACCGCGCCGAGACGACGCTGATGATAAAGACGGATGCGGCAAGCCGCGCCGCCTTCACCCAGGCTGCGGCGAAAGGGCTGCTCTCGGCGCGCGTGGTGGCTTCGACGGTTGCTGCGCTGAAACTCGATCGCGATCCGGAGTTTGCCGGCGCCAATGCCAATGCGCTTGGGGTTGCGCTCGATCTCCTCTCGGCCACAGGCGCTGCCGCCGATCCCGCCTCGCGCGCCGAGGCCACGCTGAAACATGCCGTCGAGATCGTGCCCGATGCCGTCGCCGGCACGATCCTCGTCATGGTAACGACCGGCGACAGCGGTAAATCCATGCGCATCGCCGCCCGGCTTGCCGAAGCGGTTTCCGCAGTCAGCGGCCACGGCCGGAGCACCGAAACCGATACCGCCCTGCGCAAGGCCTATGAGGAGGCGAAGGCGGAGCTTGCCGCTTTCACGGCAAGGAGCGGCGAGGGCAACGTCAAGGTGG from Rhizobium lentis carries:
- a CDS encoding WecB/TagA/CpsF family glycosyltransferase, whose translation is MNLIANFAVLASRRTIFDLPVCDLGWDDALVFINELASIPVGQTVVCFVNAHNMLTALRDDDYYRIMSRNLVLPDGIGLNIASQIAHGAPFPANLNGTDFVPAFLTFMEAPRRIGLIGGTRSVVEAAAENFRKHTPWHEFIVISDGFFDKVDSTDVVEEIERQKPDILIVGMGTPLQEKWVHDKIRADHARLVLTVGALFDFVSGAVPRAPKTVRMMRLEWAYRLIQEPARLWRRYIIGIPVFLFHVLRYRFRRRERILSHPEEQRSVVQPPVDRRKAS
- a CDS encoding succinoglycan biosynthesis protein exop, coding for MYDSRARSSFQDRAAAAPRPFDDSYRSPRSKGPDIAPPEAELLRAIGRALEEQRAKALRPSPLVDRIETILGNNLRAANDIGRPLPPEPASHEQPGAAIGEGAIAVHEKLAEPKPAVPRRRTGRFGLVMTVVAATILGAGVPALMPVSPALYRAETTLMIKTDAASRAAFTQAAAKGLLSARVVASTVAALKLDRDPEFAGANANALGVALDLLSATGAAADPASRAEATLKHAVEIVPDAVAGTILVMVTTGDSGKSMRIAARLAEAVSAVSGHGRSTETDTALRKAYEEAKAELAAFTARSGEGNVKVATDLRRQIDRLDAELKEADQNILAAKAQADRLKAAKLAGVLDGSLPSEMLSPALQDWRDKYAVARTILAQLSAELGPRHPRLLQQQAETDGLKENMSKELARLAQVANAVAKAAVDARKGLNERRNTLIAQSRDTGVDLSRLTELREKADAARSRLEEASPASGAAGDGHITILKPPQASTISATNGLIGRALAGAAAGLAIGLALAFLLSSRKSAADLPMSPSVPSSPPSPVPGSATVDEMEVLRSEISGLRDRLRVHVMEARQPLR